A window from Acinonyx jubatus isolate Ajub_Pintada_27869175 chromosome E1, VMU_Ajub_asm_v1.0, whole genome shotgun sequence encodes these proteins:
- the PER1 gene encoding period circadian protein homolog 1 isoform X2 gives MRGRAWHYATRLLAPRSFHSAEGCNGGGQAAGGRSRGQVLPGIELLSSQRLASPTSLPQPGRPAPSCALVVASLPALFPPCPPHGADMNGPLEGADGGGDSGPGESFCPGGAPSPGPPQHRSCPGPSLADDTDANSNGSSGNESNGPESRGASQRSSHSSSSGNGKDSALLETTESSKSTNSQSPSPPSSSIAYSLLSASSEQDNPSTSGCSSEQSARARTQKELMTALRELKLRLPPERRGKGRSGTLATLQYALACVKQVQANQEYYQQWSLEEGEPCAMDMSTYTLEELEHITSEYTLRNQDTFSVAVSFLTGRIVYISEQAGTLLHCKRDVFRGARFSELLAPQDVGVFYGSTAPSRLPTWGAGASAGSGLKDFTQEKSVFCRIRGGPDRDSGPRYQPFRLTPYVTKIRVSDGAPAQPCCLLIAERIHSGYEAPRIPPDKRIFTTRHTPSCLFQDVDERAAPLLGYLPQDLLGAPVLLFLHPEDRPLMLAIHKKILQLAGQPFDHSPIRFCARNGEYVTMDTSWAGFVHPWSRKVAFVLGRHKVRTAPLNEDVFTPPAPSPALSLDSDIQELSEQIHRLLLQPVHSPSPTGLCGVGPAASPGPLLSPGSSSDSNGGDAEGPGPPAPVTFQQICKDVHLVKHQGQQLFIESRAWPPPRPRLPATGTFKAKTLSCQSPDPELEMVPAPVQAPLTLTPEEVERKEASGCSYQQINCLDSILRYLESCNIPSTTKRKCASSSCTTSSASDDDKQRTGPLPLGAKKDASAVLSGEGAAPQKEPVVGGALSPLALANKAESVVSVTSQCSFSSTIVHVGDKKPPESDIIMMEDLPGLAPGPAPSPAPSPTVAPDPAPDAYRPVGLTKAVLSLHTQKEEQAFLSRFRDLGRLRGLDGSSPAPLAPGERGCHHGPAPPGRRHHCRSKAKRSRHHQTPRAEAPCFTSHPSPVPPSAPWPPPPATAPFPAMVQPYPLPVFPRGGPHPPPSAPASGPPAAFPAPLVTPMVALVLPNYLFPTPSGYPYGVPQTPAEGPPTPASHSPSPSLPPPPPSPPHRPDSPLFNSRCSSPLQLNLLQLEEPPRVEGGAVAGGTGSSAGPPPPSEEAAEPEARLVEVTESSNQDALSGSSDLLELLLQEDSRSGTGSASSGSGLGSGSGSRAGSHEGGSTSASITRSSQSSHTSKYFGSVDSSEAEAGAAPARAEPGDQVIKYVLQDPIWLLMANADQRVMMTYQVPSRDMASVLKQDRERLRAMQKQQPRFSEDQRRELGAVHSWVRKGQLPRALDVMACVDCGSSTRDPGHPDDPLFSELDGLGLEPMEEGGGEGGGGGGGSGEGEGGEEAGAQAGARASSSQDLAMEEEEQGGSPSSPALPATENGTS, from the exons GTACTGCCTGGGATCGAACTTCTCAGTTCTCAGAGGCTTGCGTCTCCCACCTCACTCCCCCAGCCAGGCCGCCCGGCCCCCTCGTGCGCTCTCGTGGTGGCCTCTTTGCCTGCTCTGTttcccccttgccctccccaTGGCGCAGACATGAATGGCCCCCTGGAAGgggctgatgggggaggggactcCGGACCGGGGGAGTCCTTTTGCCCTGGAGGGGCCCCATCCCCTGGGCCGCCACAGCACCGGTCTtgccctggccccagcctggcTGATGACACAGATGCCAACAGCAATGGCTCCAGCGGCAATGAGTCCAACGGGCCCGAGTCCAGGGGCGCATCTCAGCGGAGCTCACACAGCTCCTCCTCTGGCAACGGCAAGGACTCCGCCCTGCTGGAGACCACTGAGAGCAGCAAGAG CACGAACTCTCAGagtccctccccacccagcagCTCCATTGCCTACAGCCTCCTGAGCGCCAGCTCTGAGCAGGACAACCCGTCTACCAGTGGCTGCAG CAGTGAACAGTCCGCCCGGGCCAGGACCCAGAAGGAACTCATGACGGCTCTGCGGGAGCTCAAGCTTCGGCTGCCGCCAGAGCGTCGGGGCAAGGGCCGCTCCGGGACCCTGGCCACGCTTCAGTATGCTCTGGCCTGTGTCAAGCAGGTGCAGG CCAACCAAGAATACTACCAGCAGTGGAGCCTGGAGGAGGGTGAACCTTGTGCCATGGACATGTCCACCTATACCCTGGAGGAGCTGGAGCACATCACGTCTGAGTATACGCTTCGCAACCAG GATACCTTCTCCGTGGCGGTCTCCTTCCTGACGGGCCGCATCGTCTACATCTCAGAGCAGGCGGGTACCCTGCTGCACTGCAAGCGGGACGTGTTCCGGGGCGCCCGCTTCTCTGAGCTCCTGGCACCCCAGGATGTGGGCGTCTTCTACGGTTCCACTGCCCCATCTCGCCTGCCCACCTGGGGCGCCGGGGCCTCAGCAG GTTCAGGCCTCAAGGACTTCACCCAGGAGAAGTCTGTCTTCTGCCGTATCAG AGGGGGTCCTGACCGGGATTCAGGGCCTCGGTACCAGCCATTCCGCCTAACGCCGTATGTGACCAAGATCCGGGTCTCAGATGGGGCCCCCGCGCAGCCATGCTGCCTGCTCATTGCAGAGCGCATCCACTCGGGTTACGAAG CTCCCCGGATCCCTCCTGACAAGAGGATCTTCACTACTCGGCACACGCCCAGCTGCCTCTTCCAGGATGTGGACGAAAG GGCCGCCCCACTGCTGGGCTACCTTCCCCAGGACCTCCTGGGGGCCCCAGTCCTCCTGTTCCTGCACCCTGAGGACCGGCCCCTCATGTTGGCCATCCACAAGAAGA TCCTGCAGTTGGCTGGCCAGCCCTTCGATCACTCCCCCATCCGCTTCTGCGCCAGGAATGGGGAGTACGTCACCATGGACACCAGCTGGGCTGGCTTCGTGCACCCCTGGAGCCGCAAGGTGGCCTTTGTGTTGGGACGCCACAAAGTGCGCAC GGCACCCCTGAACGAGGATGTGTTCACTCCTCCGGCCCCCAGCCCAGCTTTGTCTCTGGACTCTGATATCCAGGAGCTGTCCGAACAGATCCACAGGCTGCTGTTACAG ccgGTACACAGCCCCAGTCCCACCGGGCTCTGTGGGGTCGGCCCCGCCGCTTCCCCGGGCCCTCTCCTCAGCCCTGGCTCCTCCAGTGATAGCAACGGGGGTGACGCTGAGGGGCCCGGGCCTCCCGCCCCG GTGACCTTCCAGCAGATCTGTAAGGACGTGCACCTGGTGAAACATCAGGGACAGCAGCTTTTCATCGAGTCCCGCGCTTGGcctccgccccggccccgcctcccTG CCACAGGCACCTTCAAGGCCAAGACCCTTTCCTGCCAGTCCCCAGACCCGGAGCTGGAGATGGTCCCTGCTCCAGTCCAGGCTCCACTCACCTTGACCCCtgaggaggtggagagaaaagaagCCAGTGGTTGTTCCTACCAGCAGATCAACTGCTTGGACAGCATCCTCAG GTACCTGGAAAGCTGTAACATTCCCAGCACCACCAAGCGTAAATGTGCCTCCTCCTCCTGCACCACCTCGTCAGCCTCCGACGATGACAAGCAGAGGACAGGTCCGCTCCCTCTGGGGGCCAAGAAAG ATGCATCGGCAGTGCTGTCCGGGGAGGGGGCCGCCCCACAGAAGGAGCCGGTGGTGGGAGGCGCCCTGAGCCCGCTCGCGCTGGCCAATAAGGCAGAGAGCGTGGTGTCCGTCACCAGTCAGTGTAGCTTCAGCTCCACCATCGTCCATGTGGGAGACAAGAAGCCCCCGGAGTCGG ACATCATCATGATGGAGGACCTGCCTGGCCTggctccaggcccagcccccagcccagcccccagccccacagtAGCCCCTGACCCAGCCCCAGATGCGTACCGCCCGGTGGGCCTGACCAAGGCCGTGCTGTCCCTGCACACACAGAAGGAGGAGCAGGCCTTCCTCAGCCGCTTCCGAGATCTCGGCCGACTGCGTGGACTTGACGGCTCCTCCCCGGCCCCCTTGGCCCCTGGCGAGCGAG GCTGCCACCACGGCCCCGCACCCCCCGGTCGCCGACACCACTGCCGATCCAAAGCCAAGCGCTCACGCCACCACCAGACCCCCCGGGCTGAAGCCCCTTGCTTCACCTCCCACCCGTCCCCCGTGCCACCCTCTGCCCCCTGGCCGCCCCCACCGGCCACTGCTCCCTTCCCAGCCATGGTCCAGCCCTACCCTCTCCCGGTGTTCCCACGGGgaggcccccacccccctccctccgcccctgcTTCCGGGCCCCCTGCAGCTTTCCCTGCCCCCCTAGTGACCCCAATGGTAGCCTTGGTGCTCCCTAACTACCTGTTCCCGACCCCGTCCGGCTATCCCTATGGGGTACCCCAGACTCCCGCTGAAGGACCTCCAACCCCGGCCTCCCACTCCCCCTCTCCGTCcctgcccccaccgccccccagccctccccaccggcctgactctcccctgttcaacTCGAGATGCAGCTCCCCACTCCAGCTAAATCTGCTGCAGCTTGAGGAGCCCCCCCGTGTTGAAGGGGGTGCTGTTGCAGGGGGCACTGGGAGCAGTGCTGGGCCCCCGCCTcccagtgaggaggctgctgaGCCAGAGGCCAGACTG GTGGAGGTAACGGAGTCCTCCAATCAGGACGCGCTGTCGGGCTCCAGTGACCTGCTGGAGTTGCTGCTGCAAGAAGATTCTCGATCTGGCACGGGCTCCGCCTCCTCGGGCTCCGGCTTGGGCTCCGGGTCCGGGTCCCGGGCAGGCTCCCACGAGGGAGGCAGCACCTCAGCCAGCATCACAC GCAGCAGTCAGAGCAGCCACACGAGCAAGTACTTTGGCAGCGTTGACTCTTCTGAGGCCGAAGCCGGGGCCGCCCCGGCCAGGGCTGAGCCTGGGGACCAGGTCATTAAGTACGTGCTCCAGGATCCCATCTGGCTGCTCATGGCCAACGCCGACCAGCGCGTCATGATGACCTACCAGGTGCCCTCCAG GGACATGGCCTCCGTGCTGAAGCAGGACCGGGAGCGGCTCCGGGCCATGCAGAAGCAACAGCCTCGCTTCTCAGAGGACCAGCGCAGGGAACTGGGTGCTGTGCACTCCTGGGTCCGGAAGGGTCAGCTGCCTCGGGCCCTCGATGTGATG GCCTGTGTGGATTGCGGCAGTAGCACCCGAGACCCCGGCCACCCTGATGACCCGCTCTTCTCGGAACTGGACGGACTGGGACTGGAGCCCATGGAGGAGGGCGGAGgcgagggtggtggtggtggcggcggcaGTGGCGAGGGTGAGGGCGGAGAGGAGGCCGGCGCTCAAGCTGGGGCCAGGGCCTCAAGCTCCCAAGACCTGGccatggaggaggaggaacaagGTGGGAGCCCATCCAGTCCAGCCTTACCTGCCACGGAAAATGGCACCAGCTAG